The stretch of DNA ACACCATTTTCGGTGATAAATAATTTGTTGGCATATTGTTATGGCGCTGCTAGAAGGAGAGCGCAAGAAGGCCGGCCGGGGGCCTTTTGCCCACGGCCGGGCAAGATGGAAggatttccttcttaattcttgcttgattagattgatacatctcctctctttatatagagaggtttacttgactcccaagCAAGGCTTACTTGACCCCTAAGAAAGCGACtcttatctctaattaaccctaagactaacgggcccattaggcccattacgtactctaacaCTACACCCCACCTGGACATGCAGCTTGTCCTCAAGCTGCAGCCTAACCAACTTATAACCATGACTCGACGCAACCCAAACCTAACACCTAAAAACAAGCCTTTTACATCTCGGCTTGTTTTATTATTCTCAACCTGAAATGGACTGGGACGATTTATTTTGGACCTCTTAACAAAAAGTGGATACCATCCGCACGTCGGACGTGCACGTGTACAGCCACCTGGATCCCATGGACACCATCTGGACAAAAGGAGTGCATGTGTATGGCCACCTGGAAGTGGTCGCAAGAGTGACCAGCAGAGGCGCCCTTGCGGCGCCTGGTGACGGAATGCAGTGGTGCTACGTGGTGCGTTGTTGTCGGTGACACCATGCCTTCTTCCTGCCAGACGACTGTTGGTCTGCACCGCACAGGGAAGAGTGGGGGGCTTGCGATGGAGAATGACGAGGAGGGGTGCGCCCCCCCAACCGCCAATGTCGCAGACTTGGAGGTCGCTGCCCGTGGGGAAAACAGCATGCCCGCTGCCCGTGGGGGAAACCGCATGCCCAAGATCCCCGGCGCAGCGGATGAGATCGAGGTCCTTTGTGCAGCGAAGGTCAACTTGGAGGAGCGGCAGCTGCAGACCACGCATCTCTCGCACACGCCGACGCGCTAGGAGGCCGCACGCAGTAGCCtgcagcctcaccgccgccgacACGTGGCGGGTAGCGATCCAAGACGGAagcggtgacggcgacggcgggGACTGGACTTGGTGGAGCGGGACTCCCGCCGGCGCGGTCGATGCGGGGCCGGAGCTAACCGGCGGTGGCTGCGGCAGCGGCTGCGGCGGTGGCGCACCGGGCAGCGGCAGCGGCTGCTGCGGCGGAGCGCCGGGCGCGGCGGAGGCCGGCAGGAGCGGCGGCTGCTAGTGCAGCCAGGGCTGGGCGGTGGTGGCGATGGATGGCAGCTGCAGTGACCCGGCGAGTGCGGCGAAGGCCGCCTGGTGCGGCGGCTGCCACGACAGCCAGGACGGGGCGATGGATGGCAGCTGCAGCGGCTGCTGCAGCAGCCCGGCGAGCGCGGCGGGGGCCGCTTGGTGCGGCGGCTGCCACGGTAGCcacggcggcgcggtggcggtgaTGGGCGGCACAGTCGGGTGCGGCCCATAGGACCCGGCCAAGAACAGGTGGATCTCCTGGACCGCCTGTGTTAGGTCCCGCAGCGCCCCGGACACCTCCGGGGTGAGGACGACGGGGGCGGGCGCGACGGAGGATCCCGGCGCGGGCAGGAGCGGGGCGACGATCGTGACCGACAGCGGAAGAGACGGGTTGGGCGGCGGTGAAGACATGATCGAACCGAAGCTAGCTGATACCAAATTGTTATGgcgctgctagaaggagggcgcAAGAAGACCGGCCGGGGGCCTTTTGCCCACGGCCGGGCAAGATGGAAggatttccttcttaattcttgcttaattagattgatacatctcctctctttatatagagaggtttacttgactcccaagCAAGGCTTACTTGACCCCTAAGAAAGCGACtcttatctctaattaaccctaagactaacgggcccattaggcccattacgtactctaacaCATATCCACTAACCTGCATATCATTAGTCAATGGATATAGATTCTAGGCACAATAAGACTGAGTGGAAATGTAGTCGAAGAAATATTTCACCTTGTGGACTATATTGCTTTCCTTCAGATACAAACAAAGTTTTACTATGTTTATGTTATCAATATCAAGGGAGAATAAGAACTTATTTATAGTCATAGAGGTCACAGCGGAGGAACAATCTTCATTACTTATCAAACATCGTAGGAATGACCGTGTTAGAACTGTCAAGGTCTGGATGTAACGTCGATTTCCAGCTCCCAGAACATTCTGAAATCTATCGAGATATGCCTCCAGGTGGGAAAGGACTGCCCTCAACTAACGAAAATGAGAATCAGAAAATTATGTTAGTTTCCACAACTGGAAGCAAACAGTCTCAGTTCATTTGTTAATTACGTTTTGCTTAGTAAAGGAAATCTTAAAAATGGACCAATAAATATCATTTTTAGTATCCTGTTGTCTGCCACAACAACACAACTGAGTCAAGTCAAGCTCTCTACCAGAAAACTCTGTTTGCTTAGGTCTCCTTATATACAGTAAACATACATACAGCACATGTTCGGATCTTGGATAACACTATTGAATGTGCAAAGCAAACGAAATTATGAAGCTAGAGTACCATTATACAGTCAGACTAATTCTGTATAGTGTGTGGAATGAGATGCGTCATAGTGCGGTTTCCAACAGATGTTAGGAACCTAGAACTCAGAACAAAAAGATCCTCACCTGAGAAGATTCGACCTTTGAGTTGTACATGCTAGTAAGGGAGTCTGCTAAGTTGTGAGCCTCATCTATGATGACAACACTGTTCTTCAGATTAAGGCCAAGTAATTCTCTAGCAGACTTCAGCAACAAAGACTGGTAAGGAAGTACTACAAGGTCAGCTGAGCGGACCATGTCACGTGCACCGTAGTAAGGACATGTTCCAATCTTCCTTCCAAGTTGTGCCAAATCCTCAATGTCCAATGGACCATGGTCGGACACTTCACTCCTGAACTGTTTCTGCAGACTTCTGTTTCCTAACATTGGGCACCGACAAGAGGCCTTTGTTTGGCGTCCCTTCTTGTTATCACCCTCGACCTGAATATTTGCAGCCCCATAAACTTACTAGCAGTTAATAATAAAGTTATAAATTGGCAGCATATTAATGGTATTTAACAACCCAGCACATACAAATATGACAAGTGATAACCATACACTTTCCTGTGCAATCACACTGAATGGAAGTATGGGAAAAAATAACTCAATGCATATCTAGTTCCACTACCAATTTAGGCCGGGGTAAtccccttttcaaaaaaaataaaaaaatctagTTCTACTTCCACTGAGAATTGACAAAACTAATGTTCAGCTCGAAATCTTGGAAGAAATTACAGTCGGGAAACAACATTAGTACCTCATGAGCATGACAAGCCCTAAACGTGCAAGAAACAGCCAAATTTGGGTGCAGAAGTCAATCAAAGATAATGTATCTAACAGAGCAGCTGAGCATTGCAAATTAATTTGACGTAATTGACACATGCCTTAATTTTGCTGCTCTTCTTGTTCTTTAGCAGTTCCAAGCACCTCTCGTTGATCCGGTTTGCACTCCCGAGCTTCTGAACATCTGTAAGCAAACGCACCACAGATGAACTAAGCACAATCCCAGCCCCAAAAATAGAAGAACAAAGATAACCACATAATCCACTCACCCATGTTAATACACAAGCTCTTTCTGGATCCCAAGCACACTGTCCTGAGCTTCCCTGAGAAATTCGTCCTTTTGAGCTCCCCGACAAACTGCGAGAGCTGCGAATGCGTACGGCTGGTGAAATACACCTTGGGAGTGGCCTCCTCTTCATCCTCATCATCCTCGCTctcactactactactactactagcaCCACCACAATGTGCCCGCTTCCCGGCCTGCCGTCCTGTGCCCTCCCCGTCATCGCTCTCGTACTCGTCAAGCAAGaattcctcctcctcgtcattctCCCGAATTCGCTCAGATTTCTCCGAACCCCCCACTTTCTTCGTTCCATGCCTCCTGGACGGGTGAGTCTCCGACTTCTTCCTGATGTCCTTCTTAGGCGGCAGCGGCTGCAGTGTGAAATCCCGCATCCAGTCGGGCTCGTCGTCTTCGCCGCCGACAGCAGCGGGGGCGGAGCCATTGGCCCGTTCGGGGTGGCCCAGCGAGGCGGCGTCGCGGTGGTCAAGGAGCCATTGGAGCGCACTGCAGATGATGCTGAGGGTCTTTCCGGTGCCTGCGGCAACGCGGGGAGGCTGAATCGTTAGGGTCTTGGTGGTGGAGGATGAGGGGAAGGCGGCAGAGCAGAGCTTACCGGTGGGGCTTTCGAGGAGGGCGAGGGCGCGGGGCCCGGAGGAGAG from Triticum urartu cultivar G1812 unplaced genomic scaffold, Tu2.1 TuUngrouped_contig_415, whole genome shotgun sequence encodes:
- the LOC125527510 gene encoding ATP-dependent DNA helicase DDX11-like isoform X1, which produces MPPPPRQDFPPFPFVPYPIQTEFMSFLYSALSSGPRALALLESPTGTGKTLSIICSALQWLLDHRDAASLGHPERANGSAPAAVGGEDDEPDWMRDFTLQPLPPKKDIRKKSETHPSRRHGTKKVGGSEKSERIRENDEEEEFLLDEYESDDGEGTGRQAGKRAHCGGASSSSSSESEDDEDEEEATPKVYFTSRTHSQLSQFVGELKRTNFSGKLRTVCLGSRKSLCINMDVQKLGSANRINERCLELLKNKKSSKIKVEGDNKKGRQTKASCRCPMLGNRSLQKQFRSEVSDHGPLDIEDLAQLGRKIGTCPYYGARDMVRSADLVVLPYQSLLLKSARELLGLNLKNSVVIIDEAHNLADSLTSMYNSKVESSQLRAVLSHLEAYLDRFQNVLGAGNRRYIQTLTVLTRSFLRCLISNEDCSSAVTSMTINKFLFSLDIDNINIVKLCLYLKESNIVHKVSGYANKLFITENGVGNLNHGQQHGEGSSITSFQALTDLLRSLLYCNDDGRIIVARHKPGGQPEDAYIKFVMLCAEKTFSEVTDDAHAVILAGGTLQPIEEKRLRLFPGLLPSDIKFFSCNHIVPPESILPIAVTCGPSGKKFDFSHSSRSSLNMIEELGRFLCNIVTIVPEGIVMFLSSYEYEKQVYDAWMASGTISKISKKKHVFREPRSSVDVEVILNKYKEAIQSCSKGSGDTSVNGALLLAVVGGKISEGINFSDGMGRCVLMVGLPYPSPDDIELMETIKHIGNYSTSSVIGDDKPFNGNDECKLEPGFDVLRKSGKSGREYYENLCMKAVNQSIGRAIRHVNDYAAMLLVDSRYAHTSSSRGFSCPVEKLPQWIKTRLTCGQNYGEVHRLLLQFFKINKQIH